One genomic segment of bacterium includes these proteins:
- a CDS encoding isocitrate lyase/phosphoenolpyruvate mutase family protein, which produces MNIELQKRKAELFLSLHNSNKILLLPNIWDPIGARILQSKGFPAVATASAAISASLGYKDGEKIKFTTHLEIIKRIADSVDIPVTADIESGYASDISTLKENINLLLNTGAVGINLEDSIGKEGVLRNINEQADRILQLEKLQIEGEFIL; this is translated from the coding sequence ATGAACATCGAACTACAAAAACGGAAGGCTGAACTTTTTTTATCACTTCACAATAGTAACAAAATACTTTTGCTGCCGAATATATGGGATCCTATTGGTGCAAGAATTTTACAATCTAAAGGATTTCCCGCTGTTGCAACTGCAAGTGCAGCAATCTCTGCATCACTTGGTTACAAAGACGGAGAGAAAATAAAATTCACAACTCACCTGGAAATTATTAAGAGAATTGCTGATAGCGTTGATATTCCGGTTACGGCAGACATCGAATCGGGCTATGCTTCTGACATTTCGACTTTAAAAGAAAATATCAATCTATTGTTAAATACGGGTGCTGTTGGGATTAATCTTGAAGACAGTATTGGCAAGGAAGGAGTATTGAGAAATATAAATGAACAAGCTGATAGAATTTTGCAGCTAGAGAAACTGCAGATAGAAGGGGAATTCATCTTGTAA
- a CDS encoding SRPBCC family protein, which translates to MSNYKFSVSKLINASPKIVHSIIADYREAHPKILPRPPFVSLVVEQGGFGAGTVAKVQMKVMGKIQSFRTVVSEPDPGRVLVETNDTGYITTFTIEPRDDGKNSFVAFTTEISNKSGLLKKIEFRLSKLLLFPVYKKELENLERLANC; encoded by the coding sequence ATGAGCAATTATAAATTTTCAGTTTCAAAATTAATTAACGCATCACCTAAGATTGTACACTCAATCATTGCAGACTACAGAGAAGCACATCCGAAGATACTACCAAGACCACCTTTCGTTTCGCTTGTGGTTGAGCAGGGAGGTTTTGGTGCAGGAACAGTTGCCAAAGTTCAAATGAAAGTGATGGGCAAGATCCAATCTTTTCGCACTGTAGTTTCTGAACCTGATCCGGGAAGAGTTCTCGTTGAAACAAATGACACAGGTTACATAACAACATTTACAATTGAGCCCCGCGATGATGGAAAAAATTCTTTTGTTGCTTTCACGACAGAAATATCCAATAAATCCGGATTGCTGAAGAAAATAGAATTCCGTCTATCGAAACTATTGCTATTCCCGGTTTACAAAAAAGAATTGGAAAATTTGGAAAGACTTGCTAATTGTTAG
- a CDS encoding methyltransferase produces the protein MNEIKSAEDIRGLANAFRESRTFLTAFELKIFSVLDNHMMTADEVAQKINSDQRATDRLMNALCAMGILKKVHGKFYNSDLSSKYLVEGKPDFMGNLYHTNNLWDNWSYLTESVIKGSSAVDDEDELAGDDWVEAFISAMHYRGVHQGKILSMMIDLTNVKTMLDVGGGSAAFSIEIVKKNPSINAFVLDLPYVIPLTKRYVSEAGLSEKFSFIEGDYLTKNFEGSYDLILLSAIVHINSYDQNKMLIKKCADVLNKNGMIVINDFIMNDDRTQPYHGALFALNMLVATENGDTYTEKEFREWFESAGLSNIERKNTSFGSDLMIAFK, from the coding sequence ATGAATGAAATTAAGTCAGCCGAAGACATTCGTGGATTAGCAAATGCCTTCCGGGAAAGCCGAACATTTTTAACTGCCTTCGAGTTGAAAATATTCTCTGTGCTTGACAATCATATGATGACCGCTGACGAAGTAGCTCAGAAAATTAATTCTGACCAGAGAGCAACAGACAGACTTATGAATGCACTCTGCGCAATGGGAATTCTGAAAAAAGTCCACGGCAAATTCTATAATTCTGATTTATCCTCTAAATATCTTGTTGAAGGCAAACCAGATTTTATGGGTAACCTTTATCACACGAATAATTTATGGGACAACTGGAGTTACCTGACTGAGTCAGTGATTAAAGGCAGTTCAGCAGTTGATGATGAAGATGAATTAGCTGGAGATGATTGGGTTGAAGCTTTTATCAGTGCGATGCATTACCGTGGAGTTCATCAGGGAAAAATTCTTTCGATGATGATTGATTTGACAAATGTGAAAACAATGCTCGATGTTGGCGGGGGTTCTGCCGCATTCTCAATTGAAATTGTGAAGAAAAATCCATCCATCAATGCATTTGTGCTTGATTTACCATACGTTATTCCTTTGACAAAAAGATATGTAAGTGAAGCAGGCCTATCAGAAAAATTTAGTTTTATTGAAGGCGATTATTTAACAAAAAACTTTGAAGGCAGTTATGATTTGATTCTTCTTTCTGCAATCGTTCATATAAATAGCTATGATCAAAATAAAATGCTTATAAAAAAATGTGCAGATGTATTGAACAAGAATGGAATGATAGTTATAAACGATTTCATAATGAATGATGACAGAACGCAGCCGTATCACGGGGCATTGTTTGCATTAAATATGCTTGTTGCAACCGAAAACGGGGATACATATACTGAAAAAGAATTCAGAGAATGGTTTGAATCAGCAGGTCTTTCTAATATTGAAAGAAAAAATACTTCCTTCGGCTCAGACCTGATGATAGCTTTTAAATGA
- a CDS encoding SpoIIE family protein phosphatase, with amino-acid sequence MQLAKILVVDDEPDLQELIRQKFRTKIKANEYEFHFAGNGAEALEKISNDGTIDLILTDINMPVMDGLTLLSKINDLNNKLLKSIIVSAYGDMENIRTAMNRGAYDFITKPIDLKDLEITIEKSLREIDLYKQAMVSHNKLVALQQELDIATVIQTSILPKTFPPFPDRKEFDIFAKMIPAKEVGGDLYDFFMIDKYRLGVVIGDVSGKGIAAALLMAVCKTLLKATAYKGMPADSILSEINNILVDESPSNMFVTVFYGVLDTRSGAFEYSNGGHNSPYLLSKDGSVKQIPEIGGLLIGAMKDVEYQSTVIMLQPGESLLFYTDGVTEAFNKVNEEYKETRLEKVLEGKQSLNMNELIMQIFDDVQSFTNGVEQSDDITCLALKYLAK; translated from the coding sequence ATGCAATTAGCAAAAATATTAGTCGTTGATGATGAGCCTGACCTGCAGGAACTTATCCGGCAAAAATTCAGGACCAAAATAAAAGCGAACGAATACGAATTTCATTTCGCTGGAAACGGTGCTGAGGCGTTAGAAAAAATTTCAAATGACGGAACGATTGATCTGATTCTGACAGATATTAACATGCCGGTTATGGATGGACTGACTCTACTTTCAAAAATAAATGATCTAAACAACAAACTTCTGAAATCAATAATTGTTTCTGCTTATGGCGATATGGAGAATATCCGAACGGCAATGAACAGAGGCGCTTACGATTTTATTACTAAGCCAATTGATTTAAAGGATCTCGAAATAACAATCGAAAAATCATTAAGAGAAATTGATTTGTATAAACAGGCAATGGTTAGTCATAATAAACTTGTTGCGCTTCAGCAGGAGCTTGATATAGCTACAGTAATTCAGACATCAATTCTTCCTAAAACATTTCCTCCTTTTCCTGATAGAAAAGAGTTTGACATCTTCGCTAAAATGATTCCTGCAAAAGAAGTCGGTGGCGATCTATATGATTTTTTTATGATTGACAAATACAGGCTTGGTGTGGTTATCGGAGATGTTTCAGGAAAAGGAATTGCCGCCGCTTTGCTGATGGCAGTTTGTAAAACTTTACTCAAAGCAACTGCATACAAGGGAATGCCTGCAGATAGTATATTATCAGAAATAAATAATATCCTCGTAGATGAAAGTCCATCAAATATGTTTGTAACTGTTTTTTACGGAGTACTTGATACAAGAAGCGGTGCATTTGAATATTCGAATGGTGGGCACAATTCGCCCTACCTGCTTTCAAAGGATGGCTCTGTAAAACAGATTCCTGAAATTGGCGGGCTTTTAATTGGGGCTATGAAAGATGTTGAATACCAGTCTACTGTTATAATGCTGCAGCCTGGAGAAAGTTTGCTCTTTTATACAGATGGAGTTACTGAGGCATTTAATAAAGTCAACGAAGAATACAAAGAAACACGACTTGAAAAGGTTCTTGAGGGAAAGCAGTCGTTGAATATGAATGAACTTATAATGCAAATCTTTGACGATGTTCAATCTTTCACAAATGGTGTTGAGCAATCGGATGATATCACCTGCCTGGCTTTAAAGTATCTGGCAAAATAA
- a CDS encoding DUF4396 domain-containing protein — protein sequence MDHNMDHSIHSRHHMMHIADSRTEKHLDNKTQSTFRLAVSATLHCLIGCGIGEVLGVIIGTAFGLDMITTMIIAVILGFIGGLVLGIVPLIRASFTFRNALKTVIVAEGLSIVVMEAFEVLTQVLIPGVMEAGLSEPIFWYGMIAALTVGFIAALPVNYIMIKKGVRHQH from the coding sequence ATGGACCACAATATGGATCACTCAATTCATTCGCGTCACCATATGATGCACATTGCTGACAGCAGAACAGAAAAGCATTTGGATAACAAAACGCAAAGCACCTTCAGACTTGCAGTAAGCGCAACACTTCATTGCTTGATCGGTTGTGGTATTGGTGAAGTTCTCGGAGTGATAATTGGAACAGCATTCGGACTGGATATGATAACCACAATGATAATTGCTGTCATCCTGGGATTTATCGGTGGATTGGTACTCGGAATTGTTCCTTTAATTCGTGCTTCATTTACTTTTCGGAATGCACTTAAAACAGTTATAGTTGCTGAAGGATTAAGCATTGTCGTCATGGAAGCATTTGAGGTTTTAACTCAAGTATTAATACCGGGAGTGATGGAAGCTGGACTAAGCGAACCTATATTCTGGTATGGAATGATTGCGGCACTGACTGTCGGATTTATAGCAGCATTGCCTGTGAATTATATTATGATAAAGAAAGGTGTTCGTCATCAGCATTAA
- a CDS encoding isocitrate lyase/phosphoenolpyruvate mutase family protein: MHLVINARTDCFLGKQEQSNSELIDEAIKRSKRYLSAGADCFYPVGVLDLETVKTLRKEIKHPINILGSAQSVPLKTLQEIGINRVSFGPFIFRSILKKFSDIVDDVFNLGTYDSFSQNTLSFDDVQKFLKPENE; the protein is encoded by the coding sequence ATTCATCTTGTAATAAATGCAAGGACAGATTGTTTTCTCGGCAAACAGGAACAATCAAATTCAGAATTAATTGACGAAGCTATCAAGAGATCAAAAAGATATCTCAGTGCTGGGGCTGACTGTTTCTACCCCGTGGGAGTTCTGGATTTGGAAACCGTAAAAACACTTCGTAAAGAAATTAAACATCCTATTAATATTCTCGGATCAGCTCAATCTGTTCCCCTAAAAACACTACAGGAAATCGGAATAAACAGAGTAAGTTTTGGTCCGTTTATTTTCCGATCAATACTCAAGAAGTTCTCTGATATTGTTGACGATGTTTTCAATTTGGGAACTTACGATTCTTTTAGTCAGAATACCCTTTCATTTGATGACGTTCAAAAGTTTTTGAAACCAGAAAACGAATAA
- a CDS encoding DUF2938 domain-containing protein: MIIIILKTLLIGIGATLAIDIWVSFLKLFKIKSLDYKYVGRWVGNFPKGKFFHNKIQDAPQISHELFLGWTVHYLIGISFAFILIAVYGVSWLYKPTFFPAVIIGLITSVGPFFIMQPAFGFGIASAKLPNPNLLRLKSLGTHLIYGIGLYVSAILLNEIL, translated from the coding sequence TGCTTATTGGAATTGGCGCTACGCTGGCAATAGACATATGGGTTTCATTTCTCAAACTATTTAAAATAAAATCTCTTGATTATAAATATGTTGGACGCTGGGTAGGAAATTTTCCGAAAGGAAAATTTTTTCACAATAAAATTCAAGACGCACCACAAATATCACACGAGTTATTTTTAGGCTGGACGGTTCATTATTTAATTGGAATCTCTTTTGCTTTTATACTTATTGCTGTCTACGGAGTTAGCTGGTTGTATAAACCAACCTTCTTTCCTGCGGTCATAATTGGATTAATTACATCAGTCGGGCCATTTTTTATAATGCAGCCGGCATTTGGATTTGGTATAGCATCAGCAAAACTTCCTAATCCAAACTTGCTAAGACTTAAAAGTCTGGGTACGCATTTGATTTACGGAATAGGATTATATGTGAGTGCAATTCTGTTAAATGAAATTCTATAA
- a CDS encoding MFS transporter, translated as MMNASFRNRIADFFGLNKNITSMIIMVVLIMLGEKMGERFLPLYILAIGGTNLAVGFLNAMDNLISALYSFPGGFLSDKIGYKKALMLFTSVAMLGYLIVIIFQSWEAVFAGSVLFIAWSAVSLPAIMSLISKAVPSNRRTMGVTVHSLVKRIPMSLGPLLGGTFISIYGTTTGIRISFITAFVLGIVALFAIHFLMEDKDVKRSTNSIKDLAGLKSFSPPLWNLLVSDILIRFAEQIPYAFVVVWCVNILGISAFQFGVLTVVEMITAMLVYIPVAYYADRYYKKPFILITFVFFTIFPLVIYFSQSFALLIVAFVIRGLKEFGEPTRKALIMDLAPEDAKAETFGTYYLIRDVIVSAAALSSAFLWNVSPFTNFFTAFVCGLIGTIWFAIWGKDIKP; from the coding sequence ATGATGAATGCTTCTTTCAGAAATCGTATCGCTGATTTCTTCGGGTTGAATAAAAACATAACCTCGATGATAATTATGGTTGTGCTGATTATGCTCGGAGAAAAAATGGGCGAACGTTTTCTTCCGCTCTACATACTTGCAATTGGCGGAACAAATCTCGCAGTAGGATTTCTCAATGCGATGGACAATCTTATTAGTGCACTTTATTCTTTCCCCGGCGGATTCTTGAGTGATAAAATCGGATATAAGAAAGCACTGATGCTGTTTACTTCAGTCGCAATGCTTGGTTATCTGATAGTAATTATTTTTCAATCGTGGGAAGCAGTATTTGCAGGATCTGTACTTTTCATTGCGTGGAGTGCAGTTTCTCTTCCGGCAATCATGAGCCTCATCTCAAAAGCTGTTCCTTCAAACAGAAGAACAATGGGAGTAACTGTCCATTCGCTTGTAAAAAGAATTCCGATGTCTCTTGGTCCATTACTTGGCGGTACTTTTATTTCAATTTATGGAACAACGACAGGTATAAGAATTTCTTTTATCACAGCATTTGTGCTTGGAATAGTTGCGCTCTTTGCAATTCATTTTTTAATGGAAGATAAAGATGTAAAACGAAGCACAAACAGCATTAAGGATCTGGCAGGATTGAAAAGCTTCAGTCCTCCATTGTGGAATTTATTGGTCTCTGATATTCTCATCAGGTTTGCAGAACAAATTCCATACGCATTTGTAGTTGTCTGGTGTGTAAATATTCTGGGCATCAGTGCTTTTCAGTTTGGTGTATTGACTGTTGTGGAAATGATAACAGCAATGCTTGTTTATATTCCTGTAGCTTACTATGCTGACAGATATTACAAAAAACCTTTTATACTAATAACTTTTGTTTTCTTTACAATCTTTCCGCTGGTAATTTATTTTTCCCAATCCTTTGCATTACTGATTGTTGCCTTTGTAATTCGCGGACTAAAAGAATTCGGTGAGCCGACGAGAAAAGCATTAATTATGGATTTGGCTCCCGAAGATGCAAAAGCTGAAACTTTCGGAACATACTACCTGATCCGGGATGTTATTGTTTCAGCTGCAGCCTTGAGCAGTGCTTTTCTCTGGAATGTTTCGCCTTTCACAAATTTTTTTACAGCATTTGTTTGTGGTCTTATCGGTACAATCTGGTTTGCTATCTGGGGTAAGGATATCAAACCTTAA
- a CDS encoding DUF4136 domain-containing protein gives MKSILVILFAALLITGCSSSNKISNSWKNPDVTIESAKFQTVAVFAMVKNPDMRMDVEEAIASQMPNTIAVPSYKMITNEELADLNAVKQKLNERGMEGALVLSVRKVDEKTSYYSSGMYPSAYYTFGGYYNYAWNYMYDPYVYSSTNVYVDLETLIYSIKNDQLIWYGESTSVNPKDIQQTISELAVSIKEQLVEDGLLDPVR, from the coding sequence ATGAAATCAATTCTTGTTATTCTATTTGCTGCGTTACTCATTACCGGCTGTAGCAGTTCAAACAAAATATCTAACAGCTGGAAAAATCCGGATGTGACAATAGAATCGGCGAAATTTCAAACGGTTGCAGTATTTGCAATGGTGAAAAATCCGGATATGCGGATGGATGTTGAAGAAGCTATCGCGAGCCAAATGCCAAACACTATCGCAGTTCCTTCATACAAGATGATAACGAATGAAGAACTGGCAGATTTAAATGCTGTTAAGCAAAAACTAAATGAAAGAGGAATGGAAGGAGCGCTTGTGCTCTCAGTAAGGAAAGTGGATGAAAAAACAAGCTATTACTCCTCCGGAATGTATCCTTCTGCTTACTACACTTTTGGCGGATATTATAATTATGCGTGGAATTATATGTATGATCCCTATGTTTATTCGAGCACAAATGTTTATGTAGATCTGGAAACTCTTATCTATTCAATAAAGAATGACCAGCTTATCTGGTATGGTGAGAGTACGTCTGTTAATCCGAAAGATATTCAACAGACAATATCTGAACTCGCAGTATCAATAAAAGAACAATTAGTTGAAGACGGTCTTTTGGATCCGGTACGTTGA
- a CDS encoding MFS transporter — translation MLFIKTNSKKVKTFPALSENTFLRYFTFSVLYIAQGIPEGLLWYALPAWLAMNGKSPAEIGSYVAVLGIPWSLKIINAPVMDRFTYLSMGRRRPWVLIGQLGLILSFFSMSLIINPLDNLYLLMITGFLVGFFEVTQDIAVDGMAIDILPVDQQARANGLMWGSKTLGISGAVAVGSWIMSEHGYFYAIISFSFIVSLIIIVPLLLRERPGEKLLPWTNGEASTFAEQIQLHSWKQLFKSLVKVFFLPVSFMMGVAAFSFSTGKGLIDTLLPVFTVQKLGWADTQYSQFFATANLISGILGMFVGGFLIDYFGKVKMLSFYLVLLIIIVSLLSFLQTFWQNEIFMMGFITSFYILVTFSTIAIFASAMQLCWKRVAATQFTLYMAISNLGLAAGAAVMGQLKGFFEWEYVMLAYILFAGIMLVLMRFINFDKHQARVEELEDQYEDRK, via the coding sequence ATGCTTTTCATAAAGACTAACAGTAAAAAAGTAAAAACTTTTCCCGCATTATCTGAAAATACTTTTTTAAGATATTTTACCTTTTCAGTTTTATACATAGCCCAGGGAATTCCTGAGGGGTTGCTTTGGTATGCTTTACCGGCTTGGTTAGCAATGAATGGGAAAAGTCCTGCAGAAATAGGATCATACGTAGCGGTGCTTGGAATTCCATGGAGTCTAAAAATAATAAACGCCCCTGTGATGGATCGGTTTACATATTTGTCAATGGGAAGACGAAGACCCTGGGTTTTAATAGGACAACTCGGATTGATTCTGAGTTTCTTTTCTATGTCATTAATTATTAATCCATTAGATAATTTATATCTGTTAATGATAACCGGATTTCTTGTTGGTTTTTTCGAGGTAACACAAGATATCGCCGTGGATGGAATGGCAATAGATATTTTACCGGTAGATCAGCAGGCAAGAGCAAATGGATTAATGTGGGGTTCGAAGACACTCGGAATATCCGGCGCAGTTGCAGTCGGAAGTTGGATAATGAGTGAACACGGTTATTTCTATGCAATCATTTCATTTTCTTTCATTGTTTCATTAATAATTATTGTTCCATTATTGCTTAGAGAAAGACCGGGAGAAAAACTGTTGCCCTGGACAAATGGTGAGGCTTCAACATTTGCAGAACAAATTCAACTACACAGCTGGAAACAATTATTCAAAAGCCTGGTTAAAGTATTTTTTCTTCCAGTCAGTTTTATGATGGGTGTTGCAGCTTTTAGTTTCAGTACAGGAAAAGGATTGATTGATACGCTTCTTCCCGTCTTTACGGTTCAAAAACTCGGCTGGGCAGATACACAATACTCTCAATTTTTTGCCACTGCAAATTTAATCTCGGGAATTCTCGGAATGTTTGTGGGTGGATTCCTGATAGATTATTTCGGCAAAGTCAAAATGCTTTCATTCTATCTCGTATTATTAATAATTATAGTTTCCCTGCTCTCTTTTCTACAAACTTTCTGGCAAAACGAAATTTTTATGATGGGATTTATAACCAGCTTTTACATTTTGGTAACATTCAGCACTATTGCAATTTTTGCTTCAGCGATGCAGCTCTGCTGGAAACGAGTTGCTGCTACTCAATTCACACTCTATATGGCGATCTCAAATCTGGGGTTAGCTGCAGGTGCTGCAGTTATGGGACAGTTGAAAGGATTTTTTGAATGGGAATATGTTATGCTTGCTTATATTTTATTCGCCGGAATAATGTTAGTATTAATGAGATTTATTAATTTTGATAAACACCAAGCCAGAGTGGAGGAGTTGGAGGATCAGTATGAGGACAGGAAATGA
- a CDS encoding HAMP domain-containing histidine kinase, translating to MRTSEDLNRITPVIWRELKMLGVPFFRCGIYIIDEKTESVHVYLTTPDGKSLGVLNMSFDSNEITSNTVNHWRNKLVYKEHWNKQEFNNWTKYLVEQNQIPTAESYQGSSEAPESLDLHFVPFAQGMLYVGDVQPLTDEKLELVKTLAEAFSIAYARYEDFKNLEEAKNKIETTLNELKSAQAQLIHSEKMASLGELTAGIAHEIKNPLNFVNNFSEVSRELLDEMKIELQNNKIEDVIELVENLKQNLEKINHHGKRADSIVKGMLLHSRGTSGEKVPTNINDLLDQYVTLAYHGLRAQNKEFNITIEKEYDQSLEKINVVPQDLSRVFLNIVNNACYAANEKKNRSENNFSPTLKVSTKNINGNVEIRIRDNGDGIPEVVKEQIFKPFFTTKPTGEGTGLGLSISYDIVTKVHGGDIKIESEEGKGAEFIITLPK from the coding sequence ATGAGAACTTCTGAAGATCTAAACAGAATTACACCGGTTATTTGGCGTGAACTTAAAATGCTTGGCGTTCCATTTTTCCGATGCGGGATTTATATCATTGATGAAAAAACTGAATCGGTGCATGTATATCTTACAACTCCGGATGGCAAGTCACTTGGCGTTTTAAATATGTCATTCGACTCGAATGAAATTACAAGCAACACTGTAAATCATTGGCGAAATAAACTTGTATACAAAGAACACTGGAATAAACAGGAGTTTAATAACTGGACCAAATATCTTGTTGAGCAGAATCAAATACCAACCGCTGAATCATACCAGGGCTCATCAGAAGCTCCGGAATCTCTTGATCTACATTTTGTACCTTTTGCACAAGGGATGCTTTACGTTGGAGATGTTCAGCCGCTAACCGATGAAAAGCTCGAATTAGTGAAAACCTTAGCCGAGGCTTTTTCAATTGCCTATGCACGCTATGAAGATTTTAAAAATTTAGAAGAAGCAAAAAATAAAATTGAAACAACATTGAACGAACTGAAATCAGCACAAGCACAGCTCATTCATTCGGAAAAAATGGCGTCGCTTGGTGAACTCACCGCTGGAATTGCACACGAAATTAAAAATCCTTTAAACTTTGTGAATAATTTTTCTGAGGTCAGCAGGGAACTTCTCGATGAAATGAAAATTGAATTGCAGAATAATAAAATTGAAGATGTTATTGAGCTTGTTGAAAATTTAAAACAAAATCTGGAAAAGATTAATCATCACGGTAAACGAGCTGACTCTATAGTTAAGGGAATGCTTCTTCATTCAAGGGGAACTTCCGGAGAAAAGGTGCCAACTAATATCAACGACTTGCTCGATCAATATGTAACTTTGGCTTATCATGGCTTAAGGGCTCAGAACAAAGAATTCAACATCACGATTGAAAAAGAATATGACCAGTCTCTGGAAAAGATAAATGTTGTCCCACAGGATCTCAGCCGTGTGTTTTTAAATATTGTTAATAATGCCTGTTATGCGGCTAACGAGAAGAAAAATAGGAGTGAAAATAATTTTTCTCCTACATTAAAAGTGTCAACTAAAAACATTAACGGTAATGTTGAAATAAGAATCCGCGATAATGGCGATGGGATTCCGGAAGTGGTAAAAGAACAAATCTTCAAACCATTCTTCACTACAAAACCTACCGGCGAAGGGACCGGTCTTGGCCTTTCAATCAGCTATGATATCGTTACTAAAGTTCATGGGGGTGATATTAAAATAGAATCAGAAGAGGGCAAAGGTGCTGAATTTATTATCACGTTGCCAAAATAA
- a CDS encoding helix-turn-helix transcriptional regulator yields the protein MPAEILYIKNMVCDRCKKTVTRILCDLGFAHKPVLLGEVHLNKQIDKSLKEKLSSRLSAEGFELIDNRKSRVIEQIKKALIELVQNEYPDKRLNFSKYLSQHLNHDYSYLSNLFSSVEGKTIEHYLIQQKIEKVKELLVYDELTLSEIAYKLGYSSVAHLSNQFKKETGLTPSHFKTIGASKRQSLDSL from the coding sequence ATGCCAGCGGAAATTTTATATATAAAAAATATGGTATGTGACAGGTGCAAAAAGACTGTCACCAGAATTCTCTGTGATCTTGGATTTGCGCACAAGCCCGTTCTGCTTGGCGAAGTCCATCTTAACAAACAAATTGATAAATCATTAAAAGAAAAGTTGAGCAGCAGGTTATCAGCCGAAGGTTTCGAGCTAATTGATAATCGCAAATCCAGAGTGATAGAACAAATCAAGAAAGCTTTAATTGAACTTGTTCAAAATGAATATCCCGATAAAAGACTAAATTTTTCAAAGTATCTCTCTCAACATTTAAATCATGACTATTCATACCTGAGCAACCTTTTCTCTTCCGTTGAAGGGAAAACTATTGAACATTACCTCATTCAGCAGAAAATTGAAAAAGTAAAAGAGCTGCTTGTCTACGACGAGCTGACTCTTTCGGAAATTGCTTATAAACTGGGTTACAGCAGTGTTGCTCATCTTTCAAACCAGTTTAAAAAGGAAACAGGACTCACTCCATCTCACTTCAAAACCATCGGTGCTTCTAAAAGACAATCGCTTGATTCTTTGTAA
- a CDS encoding GIY-YIG nuclease family protein: protein MINKKELIKEYKNQKHPAGIFAVKNKPENKMFIGTSLNLPAKLRGITFELELGSHAYSDLADDYKRLGKDQFDISILDQIEVKDETEKELRSELETLEEMWVEKLKSEGVSFYNKK, encoded by the coding sequence ATGATCAACAAAAAAGAACTAATTAAAGAATATAAAAATCAGAAACATCCCGCCGGAATATTTGCCGTTAAGAACAAACCGGAAAATAAAATGTTTATTGGAACTTCGTTAAACCTCCCGGCTAAACTTCGTGGAATAACTTTTGAGCTTGAACTGGGAAGTCATGCATACAGCGATCTCGCAGACGATTACAAGAGACTCGGCAAAGATCAGTTTGATATTTCAATACTCGATCAGATTGAGGTGAAAGATGAAACTGAAAAAGAACTAAGATCAGAACTTGAAACGCTCGAAGAAATGTGGGTCGAAAAATTAAAAAGTGAAGGAGTTTCTTTCTATAATAAAAAGTAA
- a CDS encoding T9SS type A sorting domain-containing protein: MYDSNGVYIEDFIPNGSGGLMTPNAVVIRELNPSSVSGDENSSNLNNFLLEQNYPNPFNPITVIRYQLPVTGKVSLKVYNVLGNEVATLVNSELSAGEYELEFNASHLSSGVYYYVLSSGNFSSAKKMMLVK, translated from the coding sequence ATGTACGACAGCAACGGTGTTTACATAGAAGATTTTATTCCTAACGGTTCAGGTGGTTTAATGACTCCGAATGCAGTGGTAATAAGAGAGCTGAATCCTTCTTCGGTTTCAGGAGATGAGAATTCTTCTAACCTCAACAATTTTTTACTGGAACAGAATTATCCAAATCCGTTTAATCCGATTACAGTAATTCGTTATCAGTTGCCGGTGACCGGTAAAGTATCTCTGAAAGTTTATAATGTTCTTGGCAATGAAGTAGCTACTCTTGTGAACAGTGAACTTTCGGCTGGTGAATATGAACTAGAGTTTAATGCTTCACATCTTAGCAGCGGTGTTTACTACTACGTTCTGTCATCCGGGAATTTTTCATCAGCAAAAAAGATGATGCTTGTTAAGTAA